Proteins co-encoded in one Halococcoides cellulosivorans genomic window:
- a CDS encoding cellulase family glycosylhydrolase: MSEKNTAADGGTGVNGSVNRRTFLKTSGAAGAMAVGLGAGFAGTAAGGLAEFSELSVDAQNRIVRDDTGEVFKIRGLNVPDPKRMAITEQMRGKTMKGLINMITDNTNGWHPRAIRLPAQPTDIGEHPNGNTGPTWEEFAPEVIENETNEFMTMDRRLMRPAQPDEYPNGAFTRDQLETYLEEYYDPIVEHCKDRGVYCIVDFHRHWHEQPPGDGEGSGPTGMGPEGDAEAENHLPYDSPYTLYWAYNEYYGEDEPASWGYVDQKFRNNMDAGYVSQEMIDSGDTPYTQWQVNQDLVDEALMFWDVVAERYADKEHVIFEPYNEPTAPGIWGPVEDYGANKLKPLWDVFVEDFATPLIDKIREYTTDKHIMMGVPGWCQGTQGVHWREFPDDNLSVVWHNYAGHEASKQENWLNDECIGQGCWEPEESQGLQNAMDVHPVSVTEFGWQDPEYTMDELGEEVNISKWLQGSTAGKGSTKEYGRPMMEAIETDDRISWVAWCADARWLPTMFRADFKLQEGNFELTNGSFYETPESEFPVNCEDMPCDWKLWQNPNMGQHVKDVLAEYKGDNVPFETTELDGGTGGGSFGEDATDPDGDGLYEDVNGNEQIDFPDVNALFQNTSNTDDTRFDFDEDGDVDLDDVLTLFEMV, translated from the coding sequence ATGTCAGAGAAAAATACAGCAGCAGACGGGGGAACAGGAGTGAACGGATCGGTCAATCGACGGACGTTCCTGAAGACGTCGGGGGCCGCAGGAGCGATGGCCGTCGGACTCGGGGCCGGGTTCGCGGGGACGGCAGCCGGGGGCCTCGCAGAGTTCAGCGAGCTCTCTGTGGACGCTCAGAACCGGATCGTTCGAGACGACACCGGCGAGGTGTTCAAGATCCGTGGCCTGAACGTGCCCGACCCGAAGCGGATGGCCATCACCGAACAGATGCGTGGCAAGACGATGAAGGGCCTGATCAATATGATCACGGACAACACGAATGGATGGCACCCGCGCGCCATCCGCCTTCCGGCCCAGCCCACCGACATCGGTGAGCACCCCAACGGGAACACAGGTCCGACCTGGGAGGAGTTCGCACCCGAGGTCATCGAGAACGAGACCAACGAGTTCATGACGATGGACCGTCGGCTGATGCGGCCTGCCCAGCCCGACGAGTACCCGAACGGGGCGTTCACCCGCGACCAGCTCGAAACGTATCTCGAAGAGTACTACGACCCCATCGTCGAACACTGTAAAGATCGTGGGGTCTACTGTATCGTCGACTTCCACCGCCACTGGCACGAGCAGCCGCCGGGCGACGGTGAGGGATCGGGTCCGACCGGGATGGGCCCCGAAGGCGACGCCGAGGCCGAGAACCACCTGCCGTACGACAGCCCGTACACGCTGTACTGGGCGTACAACGAGTACTACGGCGAAGACGAACCCGCGTCCTGGGGCTACGTCGACCAGAAGTTCCGGAACAACATGGACGCCGGGTACGTCAGCCAGGAGATGATCGACAGCGGCGACACGCCGTACACCCAGTGGCAGGTCAACCAGGACCTCGTCGACGAGGCCCTGATGTTCTGGGACGTCGTGGCCGAACGGTACGCCGACAAGGAGCACGTCATCTTCGAGCCGTACAACGAGCCGACTGCGCCCGGTATCTGGGGCCCGGTCGAGGACTACGGCGCGAACAAACTGAAACCGCTGTGGGACGTCTTCGTCGAGGACTTCGCCACGCCGCTCATCGACAAGATCCGAGAGTACACCACAGACAAGCACATCATGATGGGTGTGCCCGGCTGGTGTCAGGGCACGCAGGGTGTCCACTGGCGGGAGTTCCCCGACGACAACCTCTCGGTCGTCTGGCACAACTACGCCGGTCACGAGGCCAGCAAGCAAGAGAACTGGCTCAACGACGAGTGTATCGGGCAGGGCTGTTGGGAGCCCGAGGAGTCCCAGGGCCTGCAGAACGCGATGGACGTCCACCCCGTCTCGGTCACCGAGTTCGGGTGGCAGGACCCCGAATACACGATGGACGAGCTGGGTGAGGAAGTCAACATCAGCAAGTGGCTCCAGGGATCCACCGCTGGCAAGGGCTCGACCAAAGAGTACGGGAGGCCCATGATGGAGGCGATCGAGACCGACGACCGGATCAGCTGGGTCGCGTGGTGTGCCGACGCGCGCTGGCTGCCGACGATGTTCCGCGCCGACTTCAAACTCCAGGAAGGGAACTTCGAGCTCACCAACGGGAGCTTCTACGAGACGCCCGAGTCCGAGTTCCCGGTCAACTGTGAGGACATGCCGTGTGACTGGAAGCTCTGGCAGAACCCCAACATGGGTCAGCACGTCAAGGACGTCCTCGCAGAGTACAAAGGCGACAACGTGCCCTTCGAGACGACCGAACTGGACGGCGGGACCGGCGGCGGGTCCTTTGGCGAGGACGCGACCGACCCCGACGGTGACGGTCTCTACGAGGACGTCAACGGGAACGAGCAGATCGACTTCCCCGACGTGAACGCGCTGTTCCAGAACACCAGCAACACGGACGACACGAGGTTCGACTTCGACGAGGACGGTGACGTCGACCTCGATGACGTCCTCACGCTGTTCGAGATGGTCTAA